In Bernardetia sp., the sequence AGCTGTTTTTTGCAACTAAATTTGATACTGCTAAACTAAAGGTTGGTGTTTTAGCGATAGCGACACCAACAACAAACAAGTGATATGCTCATTGGTGACATAACGGCAAGCCGAAACTAAAACACCAACTAGGGTATTTTTATTTTTCGTGATAATGAAGACTAAAAATGACAAAAGAAACTGACCTCTACGAACACAGATACATTGCTTTCTTCACAGCAACAATACTGAAATGGCAGAAGCTACTCCAACCAGATAAGTATAAAGATTTGATTGTGCAGAGTTTGGAATTTTTGGTGGTTAAGAATCGTATAGAGTTGTATGGGTTTGTTATTATGCCTAATCATATTCATTTGCTTTGGCGTATTGTTCCTCCTTTTACGAAAGAAGAAGTACAAAGAGATTTTCTCAAGTATGTAAGTCAGAATATCAAGAAAGATTTAAAAAATAATCATCCTGCTGTTTTGGAGCGTTTCAAAGTAAATTTGAAAGATAGGAAATATCAGTTTTGGCAAAGGAATCCACTTACTGTTTATTGCTACAATGACAAAATGATAACTCAAAAGTTAGAGTACATTCACGCTAACCCTATTCAAGAAAAGTGGAATCTTGTCTCAACTCCAGAAGAATATCATTACTCATCAGCTCGTTTTTATATTGAAAACAAAGAGGATTTTAGTTTTTTGACTTCTTGTTATGGAGAGTAGGCTTGTTGGTGTCGCTATCGCTAAAATACCAATAAGGGTATTTAAAACTATGGTAAAACCCACCCTAAACTAAAACACTAATAAGGAACATGAAGAACTAATCACAAACATATTCATATACGTTTTTAGTATAAATCTTACCGTCTTTGTCTAAGCAAATTTCTTTATAAAATTTCCCTTTATCATCATAGTAAAAAGTATATCGATACGACCTTGTTCCATCAGATTCATAGGTGTCGTAGTATTTTCGCTTTTCATCTTCGTCATATTGATAAGATAGGGTTCTATAATATGTGTTGTCGGGTTTATAAATTTTCATTTTGTCTATTTTACCATCTTCTGTATAAGTGTACATTGTATAGTCATAAAGTTCTCCTTCATAATTATATTCTTTTTTTATGAGCTGTTTTTCAGCATTATATTCAAACTTACGATAATGTTCTACTGTTCCGTTTGGTAAATACTTGTAATGAGAAATTTCTAATCCATCTTCATTATAATTGTGAATAGTATAACTTGTCATTTGATTGACTGCATCATACCAAGTGCGTTTTGTTATTTTTCCTTCTTCATTTACATCGTCTTTATAGTAAAATCTTAATGAGCCATCTGGATTGTGATAAGTCATTCCTACTTCTTGTTTTTTATCAGTGTATTGTCTTATCACATAAAAATTCATACTTCCATTTCCATTATAATATGTAGTTTTGGTAAACCTGCACGGACTTTTCTCGTTTTCGTCTTGAGCAAATAAAGAAAAAGAAAGTAAAAAGCTAACTATCAAAAATATAAATTTGGCTCTCATTTGGTTTTTGGATTGATGGTGAGTAAAAATGACTTCTACCTTTACATCACAATAAAAAAAAATATTTTAGCTCATCTAACCTTAAAAATTCCCCACACTTCCCTAAAAATGAGCAAATTATAGAGGGCTAAATATAGACTTAGACTTGCT encodes:
- a CDS encoding transposase produces the protein MTKETDLYEHRYIAFFTATILKWQKLLQPDKYKDLIVQSLEFLVVKNRIELYGFVIMPNHIHLLWRIVPPFTKEEVQRDFLKYVSQNIKKDLKNNHPAVLERFKVNLKDRKYQFWQRNPLTVYCYNDKMITQKLEYIHANPIQEKWNLVSTPEEYHYSSARFYIENKEDFSFLTSCYGE